A stretch of Aphelocoma coerulescens isolate FSJ_1873_10779 chromosome 1A, UR_Acoe_1.0, whole genome shotgun sequence DNA encodes these proteins:
- the CCDC77 gene encoding coiled-coil domain-containing protein 77 isoform X3 produces the protein MSAADRAAGTPRCTRLPTHRASSRSAESQALSQDDFTSLPSISERLAHLDPSHELLEYYRKKIADFDEEHEELVKRLEKYKQAYDEQHQLQWEVRHLEEEIAELQKALSDMQVYLFQEKEQVLRLYSENDRLKLRELEDRKRIQQLLALLGTDDGEVTYFHKEPPHKVTVPQRPAETQEQDDASNAVGMERNTSKPTAKGEKPESPERYKRDNETLLLQVKALQAQIEEQTQLAKEQVEALLEDRRIQMEEAEVRHRRDQEKIKTVTEKLHKTQNLLYESTRDFLQLKFDARANEKAWMAEKDSLLRKLRKDLDHLVFSTESGKTKQRELKKMIQEDDGTSKLHSREIKERSEKMGKRLKLMTQRCETLEKRRSMEVEGFKNDIKQLQQKLKDVEKQIYKVAQNLGPDQDLAILREVRQGNKLTRKIQGELKDLKAKIYSLEDELRFC, from the exons ATGAGCGCGGCGGACCGCGCTGCGGGGACCCCGCGCTGCACAAG GCTGCCAACCCACCGTGCCTCATCCAGATCTGCCGAGTCCCAGGCTCTGAGTCAGGATGACTTCACTTCTCTCCCGTCGATCAGCGAGCGCTTGGCCCATCTCGATCCCTCCCATGAGCTGCTGGAGTATTACCGCAAGAAGATTGCTGACTTTGATGAGGAGCATGAGGAGCTGGtaaaaaggctggagaaatacaAACAAGCATATGATGAGCAG CACCAGTTGCAATGGGAAGTCCGTCACTTAGAAGAGGAGATTGCGGAGCTGCAGAAGGCTTTGAGTGATATGCAAGTGTACCTCTTCCAGGAGAAGGAGCAAGTCCTTCGTCTGTACTCGGAGAACGACCGCCTGAAACTCAG GGAACTGGAGGACAGAAAAAGAATCCAACAGCTCCTGGCTTTACTGGGAACAGATGATGGAGAAGTTACATATTTTCATAAGGAGCCTCCACATAAG GTTACTGTTCCACAAAGGCCAGCAGAGACCCAGGAACAAGATGATGCTTCTAATGCAG TAGGTATGGAGAGGAATACTTCAAAACCAACAGCAAaaggagagaaaccagaaagtcCCGAGAGATATAAAAGAGATAATGAAACACTTCTACTACAG GTGAAGGCCCTGCAagctcagatagaagaacagaCACAATTAGCCAAGGAACAGGTCGAGGCACTACTCGAGGACAGGCGGATTCAGATGGAGGAGGCTGAGGTCCGGCATCGGAGGGACCAGGAGAAGATAAAAACTGTAACAGAAAA GCTCCATAAGACCCAAAATCTCTTATATGAGAGTACCCGTGACTTTCTCCAGCTCAAGTTTGATGCCAGAGCCAATGAGAAAGCGTGGATGGCAGAGAAGGACAGTCTGTTGAGGAAACTTCGCAAAGATCTGGATCATCTTGTTTTCAGCACAGAGTCAGGAAAAACGAAGCAGAGAGAGCTGAAGAAGATGATTCAAGAAGATGATGGAACTTCAAAACTCCACAGCAGAGAaataaag GAACGCTCAGAAAAGATGGGGAAGCGCCTGAAACTGATGACTCAGCGATGTGAGACCTTGGAAAAACGTCGTAGTATGGAAGTAGAGGGCTTCAAGAATGACATTAAACAGCTTCAGCAGAAGCTGAAAGATGTAGAGAAGCAGATCTATAAG gtGGCTCAGAATTTGGGACCAGACCAGGATCTTGCAATTCTGCGTGAGGTCCGCCAAGGAAACAAACTAACACGTAAAATTCAGGGAGAACTAAAAGacttaaaagcaaaaatctaTAGCTTAGAGGATGAACTGCGGTTCTGCTGA
- the CCDC77 gene encoding coiled-coil domain-containing protein 77 isoform X2, whose protein sequence is MSAADRAAGTPRCTRLPTHRASSRSAESQALSQDDFTSLPSISERLAHLDPSHELLEYYRKKIADFDEEHEELVKRLEKYKQAYDEQHQLQWEVRHLEEEIAELQKALSDMQVYLFQEKEQVLRLYSENDRLKLRELEDRKRIQQLLALLGTDDGEVTYFHKEPPHKVTVPQRPAETQEQDDASNAGMERNTSKPTAKGEKPESPERYKRDNETLLLQVKALQAQIEEQTQLAKEQVEALLEDRRIQMEEAEVRHRRDQEKIKTVTEKLHKTQNLLYESTRDFLQLKFDARANEKAWMAEKDSLLRKLRKDLDHLVFSTESGKTKQRELKKMIQEDDGTSKLHSREIKLLQDKLMQEKHLSHMYREQCVSLEGEVARIREERDAGKELFKERSEKMGKRLKLMTQRCETLEKRRSMEVEGFKNDIKQLQQKLKDVEKQIYKVAQNLGPDQDLAILREVRQGNKLTRKIQGELKDLKAKIYSLEDELRFC, encoded by the exons ATGAGCGCGGCGGACCGCGCTGCGGGGACCCCGCGCTGCACAAG GCTGCCAACCCACCGTGCCTCATCCAGATCTGCCGAGTCCCAGGCTCTGAGTCAGGATGACTTCACTTCTCTCCCGTCGATCAGCGAGCGCTTGGCCCATCTCGATCCCTCCCATGAGCTGCTGGAGTATTACCGCAAGAAGATTGCTGACTTTGATGAGGAGCATGAGGAGCTGGtaaaaaggctggagaaatacaAACAAGCATATGATGAGCAG CACCAGTTGCAATGGGAAGTCCGTCACTTAGAAGAGGAGATTGCGGAGCTGCAGAAGGCTTTGAGTGATATGCAAGTGTACCTCTTCCAGGAGAAGGAGCAAGTCCTTCGTCTGTACTCGGAGAACGACCGCCTGAAACTCAG GGAACTGGAGGACAGAAAAAGAATCCAACAGCTCCTGGCTTTACTGGGAACAGATGATGGAGAAGTTACATATTTTCATAAGGAGCCTCCACATAAG GTTACTGTTCCACAAAGGCCAGCAGAGACCCAGGAACAAGATGATGCTTCTAATGCAG GTATGGAGAGGAATACTTCAAAACCAACAGCAAaaggagagaaaccagaaagtcCCGAGAGATATAAAAGAGATAATGAAACACTTCTACTACAG GTGAAGGCCCTGCAagctcagatagaagaacagaCACAATTAGCCAAGGAACAGGTCGAGGCACTACTCGAGGACAGGCGGATTCAGATGGAGGAGGCTGAGGTCCGGCATCGGAGGGACCAGGAGAAGATAAAAACTGTAACAGAAAA GCTCCATAAGACCCAAAATCTCTTATATGAGAGTACCCGTGACTTTCTCCAGCTCAAGTTTGATGCCAGAGCCAATGAGAAAGCGTGGATGGCAGAGAAGGACAGTCTGTTGAGGAAACTTCGCAAAGATCTGGATCATCTTGTTTTCAGCACAGAGTCAGGAAAAACGAAGCAGAGAGAGCTGAAGAAGATGATTCAAGAAGATGATGGAACTTCAAAACTCCACAGCAGAGAaataaag TTACTGCAAGACAAGCTAATGCAGGAAAAACACCTGTCCCACATGTACAGAGAGCAGTGTGTCTCCCTGGAGGGGGAGGTGGCTAGGATCCGTGAGGAGAGAGATGCTGGCAAAGAACTCTTTAAG GAACGCTCAGAAAAGATGGGGAAGCGCCTGAAACTGATGACTCAGCGATGTGAGACCTTGGAAAAACGTCGTAGTATGGAAGTAGAGGGCTTCAAGAATGACATTAAACAGCTTCAGCAGAAGCTGAAAGATGTAGAGAAGCAGATCTATAAG gtGGCTCAGAATTTGGGACCAGACCAGGATCTTGCAATTCTGCGTGAGGTCCGCCAAGGAAACAAACTAACACGTAAAATTCAGGGAGAACTAAAAGacttaaaagcaaaaatctaTAGCTTAGAGGATGAACTGCGGTTCTGCTGA
- the CCDC77 gene encoding coiled-coil domain-containing protein 77 isoform X1: MSAADRAAGTPRCTRLPTHRASSRSAESQALSQDDFTSLPSISERLAHLDPSHELLEYYRKKIADFDEEHEELVKRLEKYKQAYDEQHQLQWEVRHLEEEIAELQKALSDMQVYLFQEKEQVLRLYSENDRLKLRELEDRKRIQQLLALLGTDDGEVTYFHKEPPHKVTVPQRPAETQEQDDASNAVGMERNTSKPTAKGEKPESPERYKRDNETLLLQVKALQAQIEEQTQLAKEQVEALLEDRRIQMEEAEVRHRRDQEKIKTVTEKLHKTQNLLYESTRDFLQLKFDARANEKAWMAEKDSLLRKLRKDLDHLVFSTESGKTKQRELKKMIQEDDGTSKLHSREIKLLQDKLMQEKHLSHMYREQCVSLEGEVARIREERDAGKELFKERSEKMGKRLKLMTQRCETLEKRRSMEVEGFKNDIKQLQQKLKDVEKQIYKVAQNLGPDQDLAILREVRQGNKLTRKIQGELKDLKAKIYSLEDELRFC; this comes from the exons ATGAGCGCGGCGGACCGCGCTGCGGGGACCCCGCGCTGCACAAG GCTGCCAACCCACCGTGCCTCATCCAGATCTGCCGAGTCCCAGGCTCTGAGTCAGGATGACTTCACTTCTCTCCCGTCGATCAGCGAGCGCTTGGCCCATCTCGATCCCTCCCATGAGCTGCTGGAGTATTACCGCAAGAAGATTGCTGACTTTGATGAGGAGCATGAGGAGCTGGtaaaaaggctggagaaatacaAACAAGCATATGATGAGCAG CACCAGTTGCAATGGGAAGTCCGTCACTTAGAAGAGGAGATTGCGGAGCTGCAGAAGGCTTTGAGTGATATGCAAGTGTACCTCTTCCAGGAGAAGGAGCAAGTCCTTCGTCTGTACTCGGAGAACGACCGCCTGAAACTCAG GGAACTGGAGGACAGAAAAAGAATCCAACAGCTCCTGGCTTTACTGGGAACAGATGATGGAGAAGTTACATATTTTCATAAGGAGCCTCCACATAAG GTTACTGTTCCACAAAGGCCAGCAGAGACCCAGGAACAAGATGATGCTTCTAATGCAG TAGGTATGGAGAGGAATACTTCAAAACCAACAGCAAaaggagagaaaccagaaagtcCCGAGAGATATAAAAGAGATAATGAAACACTTCTACTACAG GTGAAGGCCCTGCAagctcagatagaagaacagaCACAATTAGCCAAGGAACAGGTCGAGGCACTACTCGAGGACAGGCGGATTCAGATGGAGGAGGCTGAGGTCCGGCATCGGAGGGACCAGGAGAAGATAAAAACTGTAACAGAAAA GCTCCATAAGACCCAAAATCTCTTATATGAGAGTACCCGTGACTTTCTCCAGCTCAAGTTTGATGCCAGAGCCAATGAGAAAGCGTGGATGGCAGAGAAGGACAGTCTGTTGAGGAAACTTCGCAAAGATCTGGATCATCTTGTTTTCAGCACAGAGTCAGGAAAAACGAAGCAGAGAGAGCTGAAGAAGATGATTCAAGAAGATGATGGAACTTCAAAACTCCACAGCAGAGAaataaag TTACTGCAAGACAAGCTAATGCAGGAAAAACACCTGTCCCACATGTACAGAGAGCAGTGTGTCTCCCTGGAGGGGGAGGTGGCTAGGATCCGTGAGGAGAGAGATGCTGGCAAAGAACTCTTTAAG GAACGCTCAGAAAAGATGGGGAAGCGCCTGAAACTGATGACTCAGCGATGTGAGACCTTGGAAAAACGTCGTAGTATGGAAGTAGAGGGCTTCAAGAATGACATTAAACAGCTTCAGCAGAAGCTGAAAGATGTAGAGAAGCAGATCTATAAG gtGGCTCAGAATTTGGGACCAGACCAGGATCTTGCAATTCTGCGTGAGGTCCGCCAAGGAAACAAACTAACACGTAAAATTCAGGGAGAACTAAAAGacttaaaagcaaaaatctaTAGCTTAGAGGATGAACTGCGGTTCTGCTGA